A window from Candidatus Cloacimonas sp. encodes these proteins:
- a CDS encoding zf-HC2 domain-containing protein — protein sequence MRCSKAQRYLEKKLDGELDDRSGIKLLSHLDQCPACKAYLRNATKLKRMLSALPQEEFPAWVHGQIMDKVHRLDNRRPGFFRRYKLTPVTAMLTIALSLWAGIKVGSVSYNIASPAKEETTIYTSVAYGEFGENTILDNITKNGEQGE from the coding sequence ATGAGATGCAGTAAAGCTCAACGCTATCTGGAAAAAAAGCTTGATGGCGAACTGGATGACCGTTCCGGAATAAAACTTTTATCCCATCTGGATCAATGTCCTGCTTGCAAAGCTTATCTGAGAAATGCTACCAAACTGAAGCGGATGCTTTCTGCTCTGCCCCAAGAAGAGTTTCCTGCCTGGGTTCACGGACAAATTATGGATAAGGTGCACCGTCTTGATAATCGTCGTCCCGGGTTTTTCCGTCGCTATAAACTTACCCCCGTTACAGCAATGCTCACTATTGCTTTAAGCTTATGGGCTGGCATTAAAGTCGGCTCCGTCAGCTATAATATTGCCAGTCCCGCAAAAGAAGAAACCACTATTTACACTTCCGTTGCTTATGGTGAATTTGGTGAAAACACAATTTTGGACAACATAACGAAAAATGGAGAACAAGGTGAGTAA